The following nucleotide sequence is from Strigops habroptila isolate Jane chromosome Z, bStrHab1.2.pri, whole genome shotgun sequence.
GGATTTATGACTGTAATGACAACAAATTTTCAACTTGCTGAGTCATGTAGGATGCAGCCTATAAGGATATTAGCATGTTATTAGCTTTAAAAACTTTAGCATTTTTGATTATCTTATTACTGCTATACCTTTAAAATATTCACTGTGGAGAAGGGTTGCAGTACTGTTGCCTCTGTACACCctctttttgaaagaagagtGTATACTGAGGAAGGAGAACAGTCCTGGGTGCATATTTCAAACCATTGCACGGATCCCTGAATGGTGTAAATATATTGAAGTTTCACAGATTTGTACCTTCAGTAATTGCTAAAAAGCTAGcaattacttcagaaaatgcagtgaATAATTAAAGTTTTTAGAATAACTTTGACTTTTTTGTGTATAAATCATCCTCACACAGCTTATGTAGAGgaattcaaaatattatttgtgcATGTTAACACATTAAAGGTGagcttgcattttaaacattCCACGGTGCATTAAGTAAAAGTGAGGTGCATGGTATTAGAAAAGGTAAAAGTGAGGTGCATGGTATTAGAAAAGGTCTAcggaaaaaaataacagatcCCTTTCTAGCAttttttattgctaaaattAAACCCATCAGTTTGCTTTAGCAATGTTAACTGCTGAATGGTGCACCAAGGGGCTCTTTTTGCGCATAAAGATCTGTCCTTGAAAGCTGTTGAGAGATGCTGAGGATATGTGTCTGGAGGGAAAGGGCAATGGCAGCTTGGTATCAAATCTGTGAGAAGAAAAGGATGACGTATAGGTGAAAAGGGCATTGCTAATATATCCATTTAGACTGTGCAGCAAACAACAGTACAGGATACAGTATGAAGAAACCTAAGAAACATTCAGGTACAAGAGAAGTGCACATGTAATTTAATCTGTTAGCCTGGTGCTTTTTGTAATCAAATTTTGTTCGTTTAAGGTAGGCTTAAAATGTCAATTACAGCAACTGAACTGTGAGTGTATGGAAATATATTTGCTCAAATAGTTTGTGTACAGATGTTTGAGCCTGAAGAAACTTGCCATGTGTTTTTGTAGCTAAGGAAGTGAGTAATCAGTGAAACTAGTATGGGTGGTATAGGAAAATCATGCACATGGTCTTGGCACAGCTGTCTGCTTGCTACATTCCATGAGATATTTCATAATGGAAAACCAATTGCTCCACTAATATAGGATACCTGCATATCAGGCATATGTGGTGAAGCACCCAGTTAAGTCACAGGACCTTACAGACTAGGCCAGTACATCCTGAATGAACaagaagagcaaaataaaatcattggGTATTGacttaaaagagagagaaaaataccatgTTTAATCTCTTTAAATGTCTTGATCTTTaatttcttgctgtgtttgttGCTTAATTGTAATTTTCATCAAGCAAATTTTACAGGGCCAAAGGTGTAAGTGGGCAAGATGGTGATTAAGTCAGCAGAACAGCTAGCAGTAGCAGGAAACTTGGCCTTGTGTCTAGTTAGTAAGGCTGCAGGCCCCTGTGACACAAATGGTTTTCTGCTAGTTAAATTACTCCTTTGACGTTTCAGAggcttttctatttgttttatgTGATGTACATGGAACAGTGTATAGTGAATGATTTGTCAAGAAATAGCAATAAACAGATGCTGCCACTCTATGTGGTGTTTGATTGTTAATacttaaagtattttctttgaatcCATGTGCACATAGATTGTGTATGTCACAGTTCAGCCTGGATGTCTTCAATAGTTTCTTGAATTACCAGTTcctcagtattttgaaaaacaaagggcCAGTAATGCTAATCTGTGTATATCTCCAGCTATACCGGAACAATTTACTGCCACTGAAGGtcagctccagagctgctttGTGTCTCAGAGTACTGCAGTTACAGGGATGGGATGATATGCAAGTTTATGAGCAGGTAGGATACAGAACTTGGCAAAATGCATAGGATTCTATTCAGCAAAATGGGATGTGATTTCCTACAGTCTCTTTGGCTGTTACTAATCATcaacatgcaaatatttcatgGTAAGAATATAAACATATGGGTGTTGATGCAAAATGCAATTTATGTTGTACATGGTTATAAAGAGGGAGCAGTTtaaacagcagaacaaaactaCATTTAATTGTAAATATGTTGTTCCTAAAGGTGCAGATCTTAAAGCCATTCTTTTGTTAATCCTATTGTTCTCAAAGTAAGAAGCTTTAAACTGTGAGCCCTAAGGAAATCCTTTTAATGTACAACAATTTTCAATTGTAGGCAACTTTGAAGCAAAAGATATGCTAAAAGCACTGAAAGACTGATCAAAGGAGCTTCGAATAAGCTTAACTATTCAGAGTCCTGTAAATTTGTATCTTTCAGACAAATGTGCAGATAGCTCTATCAACTAATTAATCCAGTGACATTTTAACTTCAAATATCTTAGTGGCTTGGCCAGAAAAGTTACCTTTTGGTGACATTTGACTAGGCCCTGTGCTCATAGTTCAGCTACTGGGCTGCTGGTGGATACCTGAAACTTTGTGAAGGCTATAAAGGTTTAGGATGTGGCAAAGACTAACCTGTCAATTTAATGCCAGTAATGATATGCAAGTTTTACTCTGTTTCATTATTTCCTTATAAATTTACTATCTTAGACTGTAAGCACCGCCTCAAGGAGAGGTATAATTGAACTGTCTAATGGATGTGTGGACACTAGCAAGGAGAAATTATAGTAACAGCCTGATGTGGATGATGTGCTATTGTTTACTCATTAAACAAAGGATTAGACACATCTGCAAGGAACCCATTACAGAAAGTAACTGAAGGGGGAACATCTGcattcaacaacaacaacaacaacaaaaaacaaaaacaacaaacaaaaaaaattagggCTAGACATTTAAGTGAAGGAtaatctgttttttctgtcagttATTATTTTACCTGAGAtgtggaataaaaaagaaagcagcaggtgTGCACCTACAGGAATCTTGGTTACATCAGtgaatttttaaacaagctTGAGGCTTTTCCACCCCTGCTATAATTTGGCTCAGCATTTAGTGATTGGAacaagctgaaaagaaatacagtcagGTTGagttgttattattactattatctGCTTTCTACCACTTCCCTTGTTAtgatctgtattttttatttatttgttttggctGCATGGATGCTTTTGTGCTGAAATGGGAATATTCGTAGCGTGCATCCCACTCATGCTTTTGTCTCTGGCCTCTTGGGATCTGCATTAGAGCTGTTGCAGAAATCTCCCTCATGCCATGGGGAAGGGCCTTTTTGCCTCTCTTTGCAGCTCCTCAACAGCCTTGTCCAGGCTCCTGTCCTCCCTGTCAGCCTGCTATAACTACCATCAAGACAGGATGGAGCTTAAGCAGGATGGAGGAACTCTTGCAAAGTGTGCAGAGGTTCTTGtgcaagaaaatacagtttgcCATGTACAGTGTGAATGGTACAGGGAATGTTTCCAGTTGGAAAGAGACTCTGGTGCCCAGTGCCGGGGAACGTCTGCTGACACAACAGAAAATGATGGGCAGGGAGGAAGATGTGGGACTTGCGGACTTCCTTATACCAGTTGCTCCAGGTGAATGACCAGAAGCCAGGAGTGTGGCCAAGATGCTTCCAAGCCTTATTACTTGTGTTTATAGATATGCCCAATAAATGTCTTTAGCTAGTTACCTTCTCCTTTCAAGTACACATGTGCTTATATCAGTGGGGATATTTAAACATAATTCTGTCATAACAGAAGTGGTTAATGATctcattcatttttcaaatcAAGTTTCTTCAAAACTGTGTACATAATCCTTTGTCTATTCTAAGTCTGGCATTTAAAACCAGTGTATCAAAAGTTCATCTTTCCTGACAGTCACAGATTTTCtatcttttgcattttctcccATGGTTACTAACCATGTATTCAGATAATGCCTAGAAAAATGGCAGGAAAACCTTTCCTAAAACACTCTGATCTGTGAGAGCAAGCATAATCACTGCATTGTGTAATTACAGTTTTAGGAAAGACTAAAGTTACATGTGTATAATATGTGTTTACCTGAGGAcatatgcttaaaaaaaccattaaaaaatatGACATAATAGTGTGtgcagaaaagctttccaaagtCAGAATACCAAAGGTCTTTTAGAAGGGGACACCGTTAACTTTGGCCTCCGCTGTACCATCACTGCCACAGTGGTACACTCTGTCTCacttttatgtttcttcttttttataacCAGATTATTTATTGCCAGAATTTATTATTTCCGTCACCAGATATcactccctccccaccccaaaatgTCTGTTGGTGTTATTAAACCAGTTGTTCCTGAAGTTTTAGCTCTCTCTGTTACAGTCCTCTGCATTGTTTTTTTATCAGCTGGTAGCTGAGACACTcttttgaaagactgaaagtTAACAGTTTTGATCTTTCTATCCTTTCCATCATAATTACATCATACATAATAACATACATAATAGCCATGCAATTCCaattttttgttgctttaatactttctctattttctttaagGTACAGTTTTTAGGATAATCCCAAAAATATTCAGTATGACTGTGTTTTCTTAATCCACTTACACCTAACTACTCATCCCAGTCCAGTGACGGAATCAGTATAATGATTCCATCTATATAATGATATGAAGTATATATGATATGAAGGCTATAATGATGTgaagtttttttctgtgtgtgctaCAGACTGCATTCTGTTCttctatctctttttcttcctctttccatcaACGCAATGTGTTCAGCCGATAGTGTTGTCTTTCGACCGGTTTTGAAGCCTTTCTTTTCCTAGGGACACTTCACAGGTAATTTCACTGGTGCTGATGACCAGGCCTAAGCTGCATCATCCAGCTTCCCTCCTCCTGGAAGGAAAACCCAGTGTGCAAGGGAGGAGAAAGTAATGGTAGACAGGCACCCAGACAGTCAAAGGAGCAGACGTGCcaggcaagcagcagcacagcatatGCGCTGCTGTCTAGGAACAAATCCCAAATCCTAGCGATTCTCTTGATGTGGCAGAGCTGCTaacataaaaaacattttcttgctaACTGTGTTTGTAAGCCTGGTTCTGATTTTAAGTAGgaaaacatttagaaacatttgCCCTTGAGATAAATTTCTACTTGACTTACTTCAGGCTGCCTTTCTAAATCTCTCAAACACAAATTATTTATGCCTTTTCTTCGTAAGTGCTGCAGTGTTTCAGGCATTGAATGGTTGCTGCCTTCCATTGTGGGGACACGCACATTTTGTTGGCCTGCAGTGGGCCTGAGGTGGGCCGTCCCACCTCAAAGTATTTTTGGTCATTGTGTAAAACCATAACTACATGTGTTTTTCAGACCCCTCTCGCCCACCTTAGAGTAGCATCAACCACAGCTAGCCTGTCCTGCAGCAAGGCTTGAAATTTGCCATTTCTCTGTGCTACCCACTGTGGTTAAACCCCTTGTGGTTAAACCCCTCATTTTCCCccttgaaggaaagaaatgttgtGCTCCAGTCCAAATTACATGGTAGGTTAGGGAGAGGTTACTGCCAGCTCTGATCGGGTGACATTTACGATTTGTGGCTGGATTCTGTACTGCCAACAGAACATTGCAGGATTTCTAACTTGTCTCAAATATGACACAGAGGCAAGCAGACCCTGCCGTCAAGttcttttccatctcatttttctccattagGAGAAAGTTGTATtgaagtaaacaaacaaaatgctaTTTGCAGTTAACATTGCTTCTCGTTTTCTGTACAGATAGTGGAGTGCATCTAAATGGCTTCTACTTTGACCTCAGCGAAGTGatgatgaaaagaaagcaactgtGGGATTATTCATTTCACCTTCTctggatgatggatggagagGTATTCACTGCCACTTTTGTGCCATTTAGGAACATGATACCAAATTCCAGCATGACCCtggaacagaaaacaacatttgcctttgtgattttattatttattttcttgggaaTCCTGATTGCTCGCTGCTTCCGAATTCTCCTCAACCCCTACAGGAGTATACCAACTTCAACCTGGGCTGAGGGACTTGATGGACTGGAGAAAGGCCAGTTTGACTATGCTCTTGCTTAGAGACTTAGAAGTATGTAGGCTTATTTATCACTctgataaagaaagaaaaatccaggaATGTCTCTATTTTGTTTCTGgcttgcattttttaaatattgcagGAGTTGCAACATACAAATGTGCACacaatgaattttattttaactaaataccaaagcaaattaaatttttgAATCTCCTCATTGGGAAAATGATGAAGGTTGCACTAGGAGAACTTTTCTTCAGAATGCATTGGAATAATATGTAGTGTAAGACACTACAGcacatcttttctttcatagCCATTTTATCATTAACAAGAGTCTGTGGAGGAAGGTGTCTTGCAAATGAGGTAAGCATGTGTTTTTATGATTTGAATGTAGTAAATTAGCTTTTACTAATTTACTCCACAAGACTCTTCTTACTGTATCTATCTCTCTTGCTCCAAAGATAAATGAGGGTTTCCCATGCCATAGGATTGAAAGAGCTGGGGAACTTCTGGAGAAAGAAATTCCTCCATGTTTTCCCAGGTATTCAGTGAGACGATCTTTCTTAGCATTAAGCAGTGATTAAACTTCTTAATACTGACAAATAACTGACTGTAATCTttgttggaaataaaatatgtaatgattttggcttttctttgtctttttgtgcCAAAACTAATTTCTGTTAAGATAGGTTTTTTGCATTGTTCTTACAACAGCTTATGCAAACAGATTTCAGTCTTGCATATATTTCAAACCCTCCATTtcctttgaaggtcccttcaaacccaaattattctatgattctctgatgcTATGATTTCCAGCATTCACTCGGTCTATTTATTTGGTATGTAGGTTACACTGCACTGGTTTTACTTCCTAATTGGCTGACTGAAACATTGGTGCTAAGGATCAATAAATAGCCACCACCCTCTTTACGTAtaaatttctttgaatttatttgtaCAATGAAAACCCATTCCTAGAACTCAGCGTAAACATAAACATACCTACATGACTGatcagggaaagaaagattttaacaATTACATAAAACTTAATAGAACTGCTTAGAGTCCAAGTGCATATTTGCAAGCATTGTTTAGCAGCATCGAAATACTATAGTGGTAAGAACATTTgatgtgctgccagcagggagAAGGCCACATTCCTGAACACAGAAGAGTCTTGAAAGAGGTCATAGTGCTGCCAGGCTTCTTAAACATCTCATGGAGTGGGGAAAGGAAGGTGCATGCTGCCTGTTTTCAGATAAAGCTTTAGATTTAGCTGTTTTAGTCGTACTATAATATGACAAGCAGTTGGGaagttttcctttgtgctttggCTTGCAGCCTGTAAATGGAGAAACAAAGCCAGCCCGTAGCTAGTacagctggggctgtgctgacTCATCTGAGCTGAGGCTCTGACTCTAGCTGTGACACTTAGAGctgtttatttccctttgaTGCTTGTCCTGTCCACCGGTTAAAGGTTGCAGCTATTTGTAGCAGAGGCAGTGGAAGGAGGGGTGGCTCTGCACATTGGTTATCACAGTTCACAGGAGGGCAACCAGACCCCCAAACACAGCTCCCTGACCAGTTCACAGAAGGAAACTTGACTGTTCTCTGTCACTGCTGAAATACAAGTGCAGCTTGTTCCAGGGGTAGTAACCTTTGAGGTAGACTGGACAGAAGAGAATAGGAACACAGCTGTGTTCTCGAGAAGCCATGAGGTATTGTCTTTAGCTACTTATCTATTAGCCCTAGGGCACCAAGATCAAGCAAAATCAAACTTTCAGATGATGTCTCAAAGGTAATGACAGGTTCCTGTTGCACCAGTGCTGTCTAAATGTGTTGTCAGTGTTTATGAAGCAGCAGTAACTGCATTTCTGCCACTGGCCTGGGAAGGATGCCggagggggactcttcatcagggactctagtaataggacaaggggcagtgggtttaaactaaaacaggggaagttcaggttagataaaaggaagaagttctttactgtgagggtggtgaggcgctgcaacaggttgcccaaagaactggtaaatgctccacccctggcagcattcaaggccatgttggacagagccttgggtgacatagtctagtgtgaggcatccctgcccatggcagggaggttggaactaagtgatctaaaaaggtcttttccaaccctaaccattctatgattctgtgattctaatatTTCTCTCCTGTGTCAGGGTCTGTTTGTTGAAGACTccataaattttattttctcgtaaaagaaaaagactttccTCCATAATTGCACCCAAAAGGGAGATGATGGCTCTGGTCAAGGGAATGTAGTACAGTGAGGCAATTTGATTCTTGTGTGGAGTCTGGAAGTTGCTAACTGAGGACTATTTTGGGTACTTAGCCAGCCAGCATCTCTGGTATGTTTGGAAATATTCCAGGGAGATATTTTCGTAAACCACTGGGGTAAGTCAGTCTATTAAGGGGAATTTAATATTGCTGGACAGTCATTTTAAGTCAGCCTATCTGTGGGTATTGCTAAACTGACTATAGCAAAGATAGGAAGTTCACACTAGTTCTCCCCTGCGGTggactttttcttttgctctgtcAAAGGCTAACAGAAGATTTCTGAATATATGCTGGTGATTCAGTTTGGAGACAGCtcacttttcctttgcttggAGAAACTAGACCGGACTTTGAATGGAAAGACTATTATTCCAGTCCACAAAGTAGCTTCTGGCATATCACTGTGCCTCACAAAAACATATATTCACTGTGGAGTGACCTGAAATATTAATGATCCTGGAAAGGGAGGGTCTGTGTGCTaatgcagctctgctcaggcagCTCGGCAGCTCTGCATCACACTAGTATAGGCTTTTGTATATTTTATCAGTTTCTGTAGAAAATCCTGTGCAAtctttaaacacatttttgaattaatatttcttgatacattttaaacaaatacactCTTACGTACTGCACTGAAAGAAtatgtgtaattttttaataaatacatttatgttAGTTTGTTCAATCTAGCTACAAGGAGTTTAAGTAAAAGGGCTACTGGGGAGAGATAAAGCCAAATAAGGACAGAGATAAAACTCGGGATTGGTAGACACCAGGGAGTAAAGCTGGTTTGCTCCAATGAGGATTTCAAGACTTTTACATCTTGGACATGACCCTTTAATGAAAGTGCTGGCTTAACAGCATAGAGCCGAGTTGGGAGTCTGTTCTCAGCCACATCTGGGGTGCATATGTGTGAGAACAGCCCCAATGCTGCTTCTCCACTGCAGTCAGAGGTTTGTGTACAACTTGTGCAGACATGAACTACCCTTAAAGTAGCTCAGGTGTCAGGAATGATACAGCCACAGAAATCTACAGCGCTGTGCACACTGCAAGAGCCATGTAGGGGTTACTGCTGCTATGTACACATGCGCTGGACCTCCAGTGAAATGTATCTGCCATTGCCATGCAACTAGCAGGATCTGAGCTCTCTTTCAAGGGTAGGAGAAGTTGGGATTCAGCCGTACAGCTGTGCTaactgggagagaaaaagaaccaTAAAGCAACTGATGCAGTTGGCAGCAGAGCAAACTTCTCCCTCACCAGAGGTGGGGTTTATACAGTTGAATGGAGTTTAAAGTTTCCAAGAAGAGGATTTGGTGTACATAAGAGGAAATGTAAATAGAAACTcatcttggttttaatttttttttttttcccctgcctgcTGTGTAGTCTGAGCAAATGCGTTATGCTTGATTTTGACAGAGCCATCTGTGAAGCATAGCTTAGTCAGCTTTTATCACACATGCCACCAGAAGGCCTGCGGGTATCTGATGCGCGGCCCGGTGAGTCTAATAAGATTGTTACACAAGGTTTTGCAGGTTTGCAGCTCTACACAGAGATATTAGATGTACATGTATCGGATGTGGTCTCTTGGGATACTTGCAAGAAGTCTAGCTTAGGAGTTGCAACTTCTGTTCTGATCTGTAGACTATTTGGTAGGAATTTACACTCAATTTGGTGCAAAGGTCAAAAAATTTGCTTATGTCAGCGACCGTTGAGAAGCAGCCTGCAAACCCccaaaaactgcagaaaagaagctgaaaaccTTTAATCTATAACATGACTGGGTCTGTACCCATGACTCCAACATAAAGACTTTTGGCTTTTCATCCTGGTTTATTGAAATATGGTTAGTCTGTAAAACGTGGCAAGTGTCTATTCATACTGATATAATTTGTATGAAGATAAAGCTATTGATTTCCCATATATTACATTCTATTTTCACTGCTTCTGGAGTTCTGCAGCAAAAGTTCTGGACTGtttttttatacataaattTGGtgtcatttctgcagcattGATATGTGAGGCTGTCATGGCTTTTGTAGTTTTGCCAGGGTCACCATAAAAGCAGCTGACACtgtagtaatttttcttttttcgcTCTTGGCACACTAACTAATCAATCCCCATCATGCCCTGGGTGCATTATTAACTTCTTGGTCTAGAAGGGGCAGTGAAGAGTGAAAGGTCATTTTGGAGGCAGAGATGAAGGAGACTTGTTATCAGTGCTAACGTAGGATCTGTGAAGTATAGGCTTCTGTCCCGCATTGAGGTCACTGTGATAGTTAACATAGGAGTAGAAAATGCATCCTTCACTTctgatataattttaaaatatagtaagTCCTATCACACTTCCTTCTACTTTGTATAAGCTCTGTTTTTACTGTGGGAGAACTGGTGGTGAGGCAGATGCACCCAACCTGCTATTTAGACCCGTGCAAGTTCTTCAAGGGAACTGGGGAatttgctgcagtgctgctgtcccACCAACTTCATAAAACAGTGTTTGGACTAGAACGTACTTCTGTCTTATTGATTTGATTTTCAGATAGATTCTCTACTTTTATCTGCATTGCTTTAAACTCTTCACTTGCCTTTTAGAATATTGGTAGTGCTGCACTGATGCCTAATACAAGTGCAgtcaatattattattttttttaaactagtttTTAGGAGCAACGTCATTGGTTGTTAAGCTTTAACAGGTCCTATAAATGCCAGAGCATTAGTATGGTGACAACATGCTTTCAGGGGCTTCCTGATGTGTCAGAACATATCTTTATTCATGGTGTTTGACTGCTAATTAAGGGGCAAGTCTCATAAAGCAGACATTAAATTTACGATTGATAGCACCATTTCTACTTTATCACTCTATTTCTGGTTAAGTTTTACAGCTGGTTGAGAtgtttggtttgcatttttattcGTTTACACTTTGGAAAGTTTTTGGCAGAGACTTAAAAATTGTCCTGTTTCCTATAGAATCCTGATTTAAGGTTATTAGAACATAATACTGCCTTCTAATCAATTCGGATATGTACAAAATATCTCACTTGTTTAAATTCTAACTgtcatctgtttaaaaaaatagaaaataaatcttgcTGATACTTGCTGTATTTTGCCTTTGTATTGAACAACAGAGTGCTGAGGTTGATTGATAACTAGAAAGGATTTGCCTTAAAACATAACTGAGTATATATGGCAGTTGTGTAAAATAAGATCTGCCTCACCACCAGTTCTCCCACAGTAAAAACAGAGCTTATACAAAGtagaaggaataaataaaatcttgtcTGTTTACTATCTGGATTTCTTCATGCCAATCATCTGCATTACAcattgctgtttctctttcttacaAATAACTGGCATAAGAtcagtttttctcttcttaccttgtcatttcagatttttctgccttggtggtttttttcctattcttccttcttcctgggaTTCCAAGCTCAGATGCCTCTGTCTGCTTGTTGCCAAAGCTTTACTTCTCCCAGAAGGGGTCATTGCCAGGTATAATCAAGCAAGAGGGCATGCTGCAGGGGCCAAGGTAACAAAATATACAATGAAAGAGCTGCAGCAATCAATCAGAGCTTTAAAGCAGTTGAAGAATTGTGATTTTTATCCCTATCTTCCATATCCTCATGACTTGGCTTATGGGCTACCTGGTCAAGAGTGTTATTTTTAGTCACTGTAGCTCTTACCATAAACATTGACTGACCACTTCCATTAATTATTGTTAACTTCAGAAGATGGTGGGTTCTGTACAAAAATGTAGCTTCTTCCCTTGAAGTGTTGTAGTATGTTGGCACTGCATAACTCACTAGCAATTATCATAACACAGTGTAAAGTTGCCATATGATGCAATGTTTCCAACTTTTCTGGAGCTTTGCTGTAGTCCATATGGAAAATGGGTGTTATTAAAGTAGGACACTGCTTATGTATAcaacaattaaaatgaaagctttgaaGTGAGTACAATGTATAATTTTGTGGAATTTGATTGACAGTGAGTACTGGTTGGTGCATGTGTTGCTGGTTACATAGCAGCagacacagaaataataaacaaaattacaaTGTGCTAAATATATCCTGGAGATTAAGACATGGACTGAGAAAGTTCTTCCCTAAAACAAATGGATTATGTAGGAATACCATCTAGAATGGCATATCAAGACTAGGATATCTCCTATgtgtttagaaaataattattcacaATTGCTAGTTactacatgtaaaaaaaaattttattatcTTGGGTATGTAAGTACTCCCTTGACATCAGTGGGCTGAAATTAGCTTACACGTATTGAAATTCTTCTTAATGTGTTCAAACTCACTACTAAAAGACTCAAATTTTCTGATTGcataaatgcaaaaaagaatCCATTGTGTTTACGTAAAGAAAGACATGGTTAACCACATACAACTAAACATGTGACAGTATTACCTGAAGCAATCACTGCTATGACATAATCCATAGAGCATGTTTCTCCAAGAAGATAGTAAACAGCATAAAATCCTAATGTAAATGAGCACAATACCTGCTATTTCAGTAAGCCCACTTGaatctctcctctgcttttcattGTGGAGTTTATACCTGGATTACATAGACTTATATAGTATGTCTACTGTGGTTGCAGTTTGTGTAGAAGAACACAGCTATACTCTGGAATAACAAGCTCAAATACTTCTAGTAGCCAGCCACAGCACTAAAAAGCATGTTTTGGCTCAGCGCTGAACAGATCCTGGATAGGTTCAGCAGACCTTGCTAAGCACTTTGTGATTACTTGATACTGATAACGAAGATACATAGTTTACAGTCAAATGGGATAAATCTCACaagcatccccatcc
It contains:
- the CTXN3 gene encoding cortexin-3, which translates into the protein MMKRKQLWDYSFHLLWMMDGEVFTATFVPFRNMIPNSSMTLEQKTTFAFVILLFIFLGILIARCFRILLNPYRSIPTSTWAEGLDGLEKGQFDYALA